From the genome of Lotus japonicus ecotype B-129 chromosome 6, LjGifu_v1.2, one region includes:
- the LOC130723063 gene encoding uncharacterized protein LOC130723063 encodes MRPKSENPAQQSSNSGNTDSSSAASIDPIFHLLRILPFSFLRLPRLRLKLPSLTLPSANLVFAFVLLTYFMVVSGIVYDIIVEPPGIGSTQDPYTGAVKPVVFMSGRVNGQYIIEGLSSGFMFVLGGVGIILLDLALDRNRARSVKVSYASAGITSVLLAYVMSMLFIRIKIPAYLR; translated from the coding sequence ATGCGACCCAAATCGGAGAACCCGGCTCAGCAGAGCTCCAACTCCGGCAACACCGACTCCTCCTCCGCCGCATCGATAGATCCGATCTTCCATCTACTTCGGATCCTCCCATTCAGCTTCCTCCGCCTGCCTCGCCTCCGCCTGAAGCTGCCGTCACTGACCCTCCCCTCCGCCAACCTCGTCTTCGCTTTCGTCCTCCTCACCTACTTCATGGTCGTCTCCGGCATCGTCTACGACATCATCGTCGAGCCTCCAGGCATCGGCTCCACCCAGGACCCTTACACCGGCGCCGTGAAGCCCGTCGTCTTCATGTCCGGCCGTGTCAACGGTCAGTACATCATCGAAGGCTTGTCCTCTGGATTCATGTTCGTTCTCGGCGGTGTTGGCATCATACTCCTCGATCTCGCTCTGGATCGCAACCGCGCTAGATCCGTCAAGGTTTCATATGCCTCCGCCGGTATCACCTCCGTTCTTCTTGCTTATGTAATGAGTATGCTCTTCATCCGTATCAAGATCCCTGCTTATCTTAGATGA
- the LOC130723062 gene encoding plant intracellular Ras-group-related LRR protein 6-like → MMVQQFHHQHQLTVKMDTMLMRKKEKEKSEKNKTTNMEKEKLQFQILDLSCLSLSSLPKPSLDLATISKLDLSNNNLQEIPESLTARLLNLEELDVRSNQLTSLPNSIGCLSKLKLLNVSGNFIESLPKTIENCSALEELNANFNKLSKLPDTIGFELINLKKLAVNSNKLVLLPSSTSHLTALTVLDARLNCLRALPENLENLINLETLNVSQNFRYLDTLPYSIGLLLSLVELDVSYNNIKTLPDSIGCLMKLQKLSVEGNPLVSPPMEVVEQGLHVVKEFMCHKMNSEHKIPTKRSWIRKLVKLGTFNGYERRGKRSEHKGIDMLQYQPINGLATPGFLGKFSPLRLFSPRRSFSREATEYF, encoded by the exons ATGATGGTGCAACAGTTtcatcatcaacatcaactAACGGTGAAGATGGATACCATGTtgatgaggaagaaggagaaggagaaatcaGAGAAGAACAAAACCACCAACATGGAGAAAGAGAAGCTTCAATTTCAAATACTGGACTTGAGTTGCTTGTCCTTGAGCTCTCTTCCTAAACCTTCACTTGATTTAGCTACCATTAGCAAATTGGACCTGTCTAATAACAATCTTCAG GAAATACCGGAGTCGTTAACAGCGAGATTGCTGAACTTGGAGGAGTTGGACGTGCGCTCCAATCAACTCACATCTCTTCCCAACTCCATTGGCTGCCTCTCAAAGCTCAAGCTCTTGAATGTTTCTGGCAACTTCATTGAATCCCTCCCCAAAACCATTGAGAATTGCAG TGCCTTAGAAGAACTGAATGCCAATTTCAACAAGTTGAGCAAGCTGCCAGACACAATTGGGTTTGAGCTCATAAACCTCAAGAAGCTCGCAGTCAATTCCAACAAGTTGGTGCTCCTTCCAAGCTCTACCTCTCACCTAACAGCTCTAACGGTTCTCGACGCACGCCTGAACTGTCTCAGAGCTCTCCCCGAAAACCTTGAGAATCTCATCAACCTAGAGACCCTCAATGTGAGTCAGAACTTCCGGTACCTGGACACACTCCCCTACTCCATAGGGCTCCTCCTGTCCCTGGTTGAACTGGATGTTAGCTACAACAATATCAAGACCTTGCCTGACTCCATTGGGTGCCTCATGAAGCTCCAAAAGCTAAGTGTGGAAGGAAACCCACTTGTTTCACCTCCAATGGAAGTGGTGGAGCAGGGGCTACATGTGGTTAAGGAATTCATGTGCCATAAGATGAACTCAGAACATAAAATCCCAACCAAGAGGTCATGGATAAGGAAACTGGTTAAATTGGGGACCTTCAATGGATACGAGAGAAGAGGGAAACGATCAGAACACAAAGGTATCGACATGCTTCAGTATCAACCCATCAATGGTCTTGCTACACCAGGCTTCTTGGGGAAGTTTTCACCTCTTCGCCTATTCTCACCCCGCCGTTCCTTCAGTCGAGAAGCAACTGAATACTTCTGA